CCCGGCCGAAGTCCACGGATCCGCCACCATAAAAGCTGTCGACTCCGGGGGCACCTGCCTCGTTGAGATTATTGGCAACGTTATCGTAGGCCTTCGCGGCGGTGATCTTCTGCCCTCCGCTCGACATGGCGGCGGCGAGCACCCCGGCACCGATTGGCGAGCTTGCGGACGTGCCCGTAAAATAGACGCTTTTCCCTCCGACCCATGCGGTCACCAAGTCGAGGCCCGGTGCGACCAAGGTGACATTCCCGGAGTTCGAGAAATCCAGATGGGTGCCGTTCGCATCCACTGCCCCCACGGCAACCACTCCTTGGTATCCGGCGGGATAGGCTACCTGCTCATACCCCTCGTTGCCGGTCGAGGCGAAGATCTTGATGCCCGCTGCTTGAGCCTGTTCCACCGCCATGCGAAGCAGGGTGGAATTGCCGTAGGAGGCCATCGAGATATTGATGATGTCCACCCCGGCGGCAGTTGCCGCATCGACGCCTTGGGCGAGGAGAAAGCTATTGGATTGCCCCTCGTCATTGGCGATCCGGAAAGAGAAGAGATCGGTCCCGGGAGCGATCTGGCGAATCAGGTCAGTTACCGCGGTGCCGTGGCCGTTCTGGGCAGATGGGTCGGAAGGCAGGTCCACCAGATTGAAGCCTTGGACGCCGGCCAGTGTGGAGCCCGTGTCCAGAACCGCGACCTTCACCCCGGACCCGTAGGTGGAATTGTCACCCGTGATCCCGAGCCAGCCTAGCAGGGAGGTACCGAAACCCACCGCTCCGTCCTGAATGCCATCCGTTTTCGGGGTGGGCAGCGTGACCGGATAGATGAAACCGGTCTCCTCCGTCCCATCGAGCAAGGAAGCGAGTTCGTCCGCGGAAAGGAAACCGACATGGAGGGCATTCAGCCGGTCGATCTGGCCGAGGACGGCAATTCCCTTGCCCTTGGCCCTCTCGAGGAATGCCTCCAGCGCCGCGCGATCGGAGAACATCAGCGAGCGCTGGTTCTGGAAGGCTCCTGCGGCCTCCGCCTCGGAATCCTTCACCAAGCCGGCTTTGCGCTCGGTGAGTTTACTGTCCTTTAAGCCCGAACCCTGCGGAGGAAGATATTTTGGTGCCTTTGGCTTCGAAGCGAGAGGTTCCGTCCTGGATTCCCAGGAATTCCGGGTCAGCCACCAGCCTGCCAGTCCTCCTCCAAGGATCACCAGAATGACGAAAGTGCGCTGAGTTCCGCGGGTCATGCTTCCAAATAAACCCGCGGAGCGCCTAGCGGTAGCGGAAATTTGTCAGGGCTTCTCCGGGATCACCACGGGAGGGGCGTCCTCGTAGAGGTTCACCATCGGTTGCTTCGAGGTGGGATCGAGATAGGCGATCGCGATGTCGCGCTTCCCGTCGACCGAGCGCCAGCGGGAATTGTAGAAAACCGTGAACTCCTTTGGCTTGGCCTCATAGAGGACCTTGGCGTCGAACTGATTGAGGTGGTTCACCTTGCGGACCTGCTCGATAATCGCGGTCTTACCGGGGGCGACCACGATGCCCTTGGCCTCAGAGAATTCCCCGAGGTCGAAACGCAGGTTTGCCGGGGTGAGATTCATCGCCTTGGTGGTGCCCAGGGGGAAAGAACCTTCGTCGTCGCCCATGGCCACGATCTGATAGGGGACTTCCTTGCCCGGATTCGGCAGGAAGAGGAAAAGGACCTTGCCACTGCTCGGCAGGCTCACGGGCGGCAGGGATGGCGGCGTCTTGCCCGGAGCGGGAGGTTCCTTGCTCAGAAGGAAGCTCGCCTTGCCTCCGGTAACGGTGGCCACCACGGGCAGGGAAAACACTTCCGTGAAGAGCGGGACTTCCGCGATCTCGCCCGGCTTTTCACCCGGCAGATAGAGCATCTTGATGCCGTTCACGTGGGTGAAGCACAAGGTGCGGAGCGTGATCTTCTTGGTTTCCTGAGCCACGAGAGGTGCGGCGAGGGTCAGGAGCATGGCGAGTACGAGACGGAGCATGATCGGTAAAGTGAATCGCCCGGCAGCCTTTGGCAAGCCGGGCGAATGGGTGGTTTTAAATGGCAGGGTTCAGACTTCGTCTTGGGACAACCAGCGGAAGCCGGTGACCATGAAACGGCGGCCGAAGCGCTTGTTCACATCCGAGACGCCTTCGATTTCGGCGCTTGGCAGATCGGTGGAATCGACGAACTCCGGCAGGCGCTGCACCACCGCTTCGCACCAAGCGCGGGCGAGGATGTTCTTATCCGGGTCGAGGGCTTCACCATAGGCGCGGATGCGGAAGGTATCCGAGCGGACCGAGATCACGGAGCCCACCGAAGACAGGATGTCTCCCTGCGTCAGGAAGCCCGGGGCTCCCGTGGCGCTCCATCCTTCCATGGCTTGAGGGAAGGCATAGCCGTCCGAAGTCATGTCGGCCAAGGCGTTGTATTTCGAGTCGGCATTGAAGCGGGCATTGATCGATTCCGTTTCGTCGATGGCCTTCTGGAGAAGTCCCCGGAGCGCCATGTCGCGGTCGTTTTCCGGACGACGATTCACGAACTCGGCGAGCGAGAGGAAGGGGCCGCGCGACTTGACCTCTTCCACGATGTGTTGGGCGAGCTCCTGGATCTCCTTGGCTTCCAGCGTGCGCATGCCGGTCCAGCGTGCATTGCGGGCTTGCAGGGCATTCGAGGATTCTACCGCGGGGCCGTTTGCCCGGCGCATGCGGCTGAAGGGGAAAGAGGCTTCTTTCACAGTGCCGGTGCTAAGCTGGGTAGCTCCATCGGCGAGGGTGGCGTAGTCCACCGACTCCTTGTTCATGGAGCCAAGGAGGGCTGCCCACGCATTGACCGAGGTCGAGTTCACGTTGAAGGCGCCGTCGATCATCAGGTGAGCCGCGCTCTTTCGATAACCTTCGCCATCAGACAGCTCCGACATGGTGTCGGAAAGGGTGTTGTTGGTGGCCGGGATCATGCGCGGGTTCAGCAGTTGGCTTTTCCCTTCGAAGAATTCGGTCGCCACGGTATTGAGATTCTTGGAGCCGAGCAGCGGACCGGCATAGGAACTCAAGGTGGAGAAGTAGTAGGCATCCCACAGGGCATTGTTCGCGAGCCAAGCGTGGTCCAAGAGGCGGTACTCCTTGGTGCTGGCGGAGGATACTTGGTTGCTGGGGATCATCGCCGTGGCGAAGGATTCGCCCACCGTGTAGGCGGCACCAGGCAGGAAACCCTGGTTAGAGAGCTGCGCATGGCGGAGCTGCGCGAGGTTCTGCAGCGGAAGCATCGGAATTTCGTATTGGGGAGCCACACGGGTGCCGGTGCCATCCGAATGCGAGGTGAAGAACATGCCGCGATTCTGGCTGTCACAGGGGAACTTGTAACCCGGGGCCAAGCGCTTGAAGGAAGCTTCGAAAGGATGGATGCCCATGCTCTCCTTGGTCAGATCAATGCCGGACAGGCTGGTGGCTTGGCCGCCTTGGACCCATGGCTTGGATGGGGAATCCGCTTCCAGCGTGGTCTTCGCGTAGTAGCTGAACTGGGCGAAGGCCTTGGCCCGCGTGAAGTTCTTCAGCGGTGTGCTGGGGCTTTCATACATCTCACTGCCGAGGTAGGGCCGCTGGAGGCGAGCCTCCCCATTTGGGAAGGCATTGTCCGGATCGCGGCTGAGCGCGGTGCGGAGGCGGCTCGCGTCTCCGTAGTCGAGGTCGAGCGTGCCGGATCGGATCTTCTGGCTGCCCTTCATCAGATTGAGTTCGATCGAGAGGCGGTTGCCGGAGGCCGAGGAAGCGGAGGATGGAAGCGGGCCGTAGCCGACATCAATGGTGTCACTCAGCGACAAGGGGAAGATTCCTTGGCCATCGTCCGAGGCAGTTTTGATGTGCTGCGGGGTCAGCCAGTCGATCCAGAAGCCCACGCCTTGGGATGGATATCCCGGAGCGAGGTTGATGCTGTTGGTAAGATTGTCTTGGTAGTCGAAGAAGGATCCCGAGTTGGAAGCCCAGTTCCAATTGCCATCGACCGATTCGCCGAAGACCTTGTTCTCCCCGGGTTGAAGCGTGATCGAGGATGATGCCGATCCCTGGAAGGTGCTCCGCACGTTGATGCCGAAAATCTTCGGGGTGTTGGAGTCGCCCGGATGTCCGACGTAGAGCTGGTTGAAGTGGGCGAGGCTGGTGGTTTGCGGTTGGCCGTTGCGGTAGAAGCGGAAGCCGAGCGGCAGATCTTTGAAGTCGATGCGCAACTGATCGAAGCTGATCGCGACGTTGTAAGGGTTATACAGGGTCACGATGGGCGAATAGATCATGTAGATCATGTAGTTGTCCGCTGCCGTGGCCGTATTGCGGTCGACGCCGCCGGCCCAGTTGCCGTGGGCATCCTTTGCGACCATCGAGAACTGCATTTGCACTTTGGCCACCACCGGCATTAGCAGCATGCCTTTGGGCGCTTGGGGAGTGGCCTTATAGGTGCGGGAACGGGCGTCGTATTTCACCGGAGTATAGCCGGAAGGAACGGCGGCCTTCATCGTCGGCGTCGCTCCGGCAAGCCCGCGATAGAGGTTCGCATACTCGAAGATCTGGCTCCAATAGGGGTTCGGCGTTTCATTCAGCACCGTGGAGTCGTCGTAGACGCGCTTCGAAGAGTATTCAGCAGGCAGGGTACTGTTATCGAAAAGAAGGCTGAGGTCCTTGCGCATGCCTCCGCGTGCCGCATCCGTCACAAGACCGCGGGAAACGGTGGTAACGTCATGTTGGTACTTCTTCAGCTCCGGCATCTTCTGGATGAGGTCTCCGGTCGGCAGCGTGTAGAGCTTTGCCTGATCGGTGCCTGCGAACCAATCGAAGCTGTCGAAGTTCTGGATGGCTTCCATGCCGAAGCGAGGGGCGGAGCCCATGGCGACCTGATTGCTGGCCGAGCCGAACTGCTCGTCCTTGCGGATGATGTCCGCCTTGGCCTTCACACCTTCATCGAGGACGCCCCACGCATAGCGGCCATCAAGGCCCTTGCCGGAGCCGGGGGATTCCACTTTAGGAGCACGGACCCAGCTGACTTCGTTGGCACCTTCACCCAGGGAGCCTTCGCCCATCAGCATGGCTCCGTCCGCAGTGTCAGGAAGCTTGGTGGCGCTGGGCTTGGAGTCAGTCTCATTTCCGGAAGTAAGGTAGCCGAGGAAGCCTTCCTCTTTTTCCGGGACCGGATCATTCGCGTTGGGCAGGGCGCCGGTCCACACGCCGGTGAGCCAGGAAGGGGCATTGTCGTCCTCCACGGCCGCAGGAGCGGTGATCCGTTGGTCGGCACCGGCGCTCTTTTGGAGTTGGCCGATGGCAAGGGAGAGCGCCATCCGGGCGTTGCTCCGGGCTACCTGCATGGCTTCGCCTTGGGAAGAAGCGCGCAGGGAGACCGTGGAAAGGGTGAGCAGGCCCACGGCTAGCACGGTGAGCAGGACCATCAGTGAGATAGCGATCACAAGCGCGAACCCTCGATTCGAACGCTTGTGCAAGAATGTGCTTAAAAGCTGGTTTTTTTGCCAAGAGATGTCTTTCATGACGGCCTTTGAGCGGAAATTAGGACTCAACATCGTTTTGTAAATACAAAAACTCTTATTTCCCCCTAACAGGGGACGGAATTGCACCCAAAGCGAAAATTCAGGGTTGGAAGATGAATTTCGTTCAGGATGCGAACAGCTGCCGAGGGCGCGGCGTTCATCTTTTGCCGATTCTTTGGCAGTAAACGTCATTCTTGGTATGACTAAGCAACGCCCATGCCTCTCTGCAGAATGAATCCGGGATTTCCGGTGATCCTTCTTGCGCAACCGCCCCCTTCGCCTGCAATCAGGTGTCGCACATGCGTGACTTGAAGGCAGATCCAGCCTGGCAGGAGGAGGACTTGGGAATTCCACTTCCCGATTCTCCGCATGCCTGTTCGGTGTGTCTGCCGACTTGGAAGGCCGTGGTTGGCTATGAAGAAGCCCGGGACAAGGTGGTGCGCCGCATGCGCATCGGCTATCCGCGCTTCTTCCGGCATCCCTTCGTGAAGCGGCTTACCGCGATGGCTTCCGCGGAAATTGCCGGCGAGGGTGAAGAGGTCTTCGTGTTTCCGACCAAGCTGGCGGCGCAACGTGCCCAGCGCTGGATCGAACCCCGCGGGGAAGTGGCCGTACGCCACGAGAGTTTCCAAGGAATGCCGGTCATTGCGGTGCCTTCGAAGGCACGGCAGGTGGCGGTGGACTATCAGCGCTTCACGGGTGAACTGGTCGGCAGCCGTCAGGCGGACGATCTCATCAATGGGACGCCGCGCAATGGAAACAAGACCCATTTGCTCCAGCGTCGCCTCGGCAAGATCGTCGGCGCGGAGCCGAAGCAGGTTCACATTTTCAATAGCGGCATGGCTTCGATCACCGCAGTGCTGCGCTCGCTTCCTGGTGTGAAGGAAGGTCGCAAGACGCTTCAGATCGAGTTCCCTTATGTCGATGCCCTGAAGGTTCAGGAGTTCTTCGGGAATGGCGTGGTTTTCCTGAGCCAGTCCGAGGGCGAGTCCTTCGATGAGGCGCTGCGCCGCATTCGTCAGGGGGAATTTGCCGGCGTTTTCACCGAGGTTCCAAGCAATCCCTTGCTGCGGACTGCGGATATCCCGCGTCTCTCCGCCGCATGTGCGGAGGGGGGCGTGCCGCTCATGATCGATGATTCATCGGTCGGGCCTTCGAATGTTTCGGTGCTCAAATGGGCGGATGTCGTGACCACCAGCTTGACCAAATGGCTCTCCGGCACCGGAGACGTGATGGCGGGCATGGCGGTGGTGAGGGCGGATTCGCCCTTCGCCGGGCAGTTACAGGCCTCGCTTGCCGAGGAAAGCGCGAAGGCCGCGCCGCTCTACGTCGGAGATGCGGAGGTCCTGCTTTCAAACCTGAAAGGCTTCCCGGATCGGATGGCGATTCACAATGCCAACGGCGAGGCTCTCGCGTGGATGCTTTCCAGTCACCCGGCGGTGGAGCAGGTTTGGCACCCGTCCCTGATCACCCGGGAGAACTATGACCGGATCAAGGCCCCGCGCGGTGGTTATGGTCCCTTGCTTTCCTTTGTGCTGAAGAACCCGAAGAAGGCTCCCAAGGTCTTCGATGCCCTGAAGGTTTCCAAGGGACCGAGCTTCGGCACGCCCTTCACCTTGGCCTGTCCGT
This portion of the Luteolibacter luteus genome encodes:
- a CDS encoding S8 family peptidase: MTRGTQRTFVILVILGGGLAGWWLTRNSWESRTEPLASKPKAPKYLPPQGSGLKDSKLTERKAGLVKDSEAEAAGAFQNQRSLMFSDRAALEAFLERAKGKGIAVLGQIDRLNALHVGFLSADELASLLDGTEETGFIYPVTLPTPKTDGIQDGAVGFGTSLLGWLGITGDNSTYGSGVKVAVLDTGSTLAGVQGFNLVDLPSDPSAQNGHGTAVTDLIRQIAPGTDLFSFRIANDEGQSNSFLLAQGVDAATAAGVDIINISMASYGNSTLLRMAVEQAQAAGIKIFASTGNEGYEQVAYPAGYQGVVAVGAVDANGTHLDFSNSGNVTLVAPGLDLVTAWVGGKSVYFTGTSASSPIGAGVLAAAMSSGGQKITAAKAYDNVANNLNEAGAPGVDSFYGGGSVDFGRVLRAGSSGVGDVALASNYVSTNGNGQNQLQVTVQNRGTDVIYNAPLEVTTSSGGTRTMTITSLKPGDIATFTLPFNIPSNGATVQSQVTLPSASDIKPSNNRRSDAYAAPASN
- a CDS encoding PLP-dependent transferase, with protein sequence MRDLKADPAWQEEDLGIPLPDSPHACSVCLPTWKAVVGYEEARDKVVRRMRIGYPRFFRHPFVKRLTAMASAEIAGEGEEVFVFPTKLAAQRAQRWIEPRGEVAVRHESFQGMPVIAVPSKARQVAVDYQRFTGELVGSRQADDLINGTPRNGNKTHLLQRRLGKIVGAEPKQVHIFNSGMASITAVLRSLPGVKEGRKTLQIEFPYVDALKVQEFFGNGVVFLSQSEGESFDEALRRIRQGEFAGVFTEVPSNPLLRTADIPRLSAACAEGGVPLMIDDSSVGPSNVSVLKWADVVTTSLTKWLSGTGDVMAGMAVVRADSPFAGQLQASLAEESAKAAPLYVGDAEVLLSNLKGFPDRMAIHNANGEALAWMLSSHPAVEQVWHPSLITRENYDRIKAPRGGYGPLLSFVLKNPKKAPKVFDALKVSKGPSFGTPFTLACPYTLLAHYYELDWAEGCGIPSHLIRVSCGTEETSVLLAHFAAALDQV